A single window of Osmia bicornis bicornis chromosome 14, iOsmBic2.1, whole genome shotgun sequence DNA harbors:
- the LOC114879376 gene encoding probable methylmalonate-semialdehyde dehydrogenase [acylating], mitochondrial isoform X1, with amino-acid sequence MALLVRISKFEARLATRTYTSRVSAVKMYIDGQFVESKATEFTEVHNPATNELLCRTPKCTKEEMQSAVESAKTAYGKWKNTSVLTRQTLMLKYQALIREHSKEIAANLVQENGKTMADAEGDVLRGLQVVDTCTAVPSLQMGESTPNVATDMDIISYKVPLGVTASICPFNFPAMIPLWSFPVSVACGNATILKPSERVPGASMILADLFTKAGAPPGLLNVIHGQHSAVDFICEHPDIKAVSFVGSDQAGKYIYKQSSAHGKRVQCNLGAKNHCVVLPDANKNKTLSQIVGAAFGAAGQRCMALSVAIFVGKSKDWIPDLIKAAKNLKVNAGHVPGTDIGPVISPQAKKRICDLVESGVKEGATLALDGRGVVVKGFEKGNFVGPTLLTNVEPSMQCYIEEIFGPVLVCMFANTLDEAINIINKNPYGNGTAVFTTNGATARAFVNRIEAGQVGVNIPIPVPLPMFSFTGNKGSFLGDNHFYGKHGINFHTQVKTITQLWRSGDSSDIASSTAMPTMQ; translated from the exons GCGCGATTAGCCACAAGGACTTACACCAGTAGAGTATCAGCGGTTAAGATGTACATTGATGGCCAATTCGTag AATCGAAGGCCACTGAATTCACGGAAGTTCATAATCCAGCAACAAACGAATTGCTCTGTCGTACACCGAAATGTACGAAAGAAGAGATGCAGAGTGCCGTAGAAAGTGCAAAGACCGCGtatggaaaatggaaaaataccAGCGTTCTTACTAGGCAAACTCTGATGCTCAAATATCAAGCACTCATTCGTGAACACTCG aAAGAAATAGCAGCAAATTTAGTACAAGAGAATGGAAAGACAATGGCAGATGCTGAAGGAGATGTTCTTCGTGGACTGC AGGTGGTAGATACATGCACCGCAGTTCCTTCCCTCCAAATGGGTGAGAGCACACCAAACGTCGCCACAGATATGGACATAATTTCCTACAAAGTTCCTCTTGGCGTAACAGCCTCTATCTGTCCGTTCAATTTCCCAGCGATGATACCCCTGTGGTCGTTTCCGGTCTCGGTCGCCTGTGGAAACGCTACGATTTTGAAACCGTCCGAGCGTGTGCCAGGAGCATCCATGATCCTCGCCGATCTATTCACCAAGGCTGGTGCTCCGCCAGGATTATTGAACGTTATCCATGGTCAACATAGCGCTGTTGATTTTATCTGCGAGCATCCGGATATCAAGGCGGTTTCTTTCGTTGGTTCCGATCAGGCG GGAAAATACATATACAAACAAAGCAGCGCCCACGGAAAGCGAGTGCAGTGTAATTTGGGAGCGAAGAACCACTGCGTTGTATTACCAGACGCAAACAAAAACAAGACCCTTTCTCAAATTGTCGGCGCCGCATTTGGAGCAGCTGGACAAAGATGCATGGCACTCTCGGTTGCCATATTCGTTGGTAAATCAAAGGACTGGATACCAGATTTAATAAAAGCTGCGAAAAACTTGAAGGTCAATGCTGGCCATGTTCCTGGAACCGACATTGGACCAGTTATATCACCACAAGCCAAAAAGAGAATATGTGATTTGGTCGAGTCAGGGGTGAAAGAGGGTGCAACGTTAGCCCTCGATGGCAGAGGAGTCGTTGTCAAGGGTTTCGAGAAGGGAAATTTTGTCGGACCAACTCTACTGACCAATGTAGAG CCTTCAATGCAATGTTATATTGAAGAAATTTTCGGTCCAGTGCTTGTCTGTATGTTTGCTAATACATTAGACGAGGCTATcaatattattaacaaaaatcCTTATGGAAACGGAACTGCTGTATTCACTACAAATGGTGCAACAGCGAGAGCGTTTGTAAATAGAATTGAAGCTGGTCAAGTTGGTGTAAATATTCCTATTCCTGTGCCACTACCAATGTTCAGTTTTACAGGAAATAAGGGATCTTTCTTAGGTGATAATCACTTCTATGGAAAACAT GGCATTAACTTCCACACACAAGTAAAAACGATAACCCAGTTGTGGAGATCTGGAGATTCCAGTGACATCGCATCCTCAACAGCAATGCCGACTATGCagtaa
- the LOC114879376 gene encoding probable methylmalonate-semialdehyde dehydrogenase [acylating], mitochondrial isoform X2, protein MQSAVESAKTAYGKWKNTSVLTRQTLMLKYQALIREHSKEIAANLVQENGKTMADAEGDVLRGLQVVDTCTAVPSLQMGESTPNVATDMDIISYKVPLGVTASICPFNFPAMIPLWSFPVSVACGNATILKPSERVPGASMILADLFTKAGAPPGLLNVIHGQHSAVDFICEHPDIKAVSFVGSDQAGKYIYKQSSAHGKRVQCNLGAKNHCVVLPDANKNKTLSQIVGAAFGAAGQRCMALSVAIFVGKSKDWIPDLIKAAKNLKVNAGHVPGTDIGPVISPQAKKRICDLVESGVKEGATLALDGRGVVVKGFEKGNFVGPTLLTNVEPSMQCYIEEIFGPVLVCMFANTLDEAINIINKNPYGNGTAVFTTNGATARAFVNRIEAGQVGVNIPIPVPLPMFSFTGNKGSFLGDNHFYGKHGINFHTQVKTITQLWRSGDSSDIASSTAMPTMQ, encoded by the exons ATGCAGAGTGCCGTAGAAAGTGCAAAGACCGCGtatggaaaatggaaaaataccAGCGTTCTTACTAGGCAAACTCTGATGCTCAAATATCAAGCACTCATTCGTGAACACTCG aAAGAAATAGCAGCAAATTTAGTACAAGAGAATGGAAAGACAATGGCAGATGCTGAAGGAGATGTTCTTCGTGGACTGC AGGTGGTAGATACATGCACCGCAGTTCCTTCCCTCCAAATGGGTGAGAGCACACCAAACGTCGCCACAGATATGGACATAATTTCCTACAAAGTTCCTCTTGGCGTAACAGCCTCTATCTGTCCGTTCAATTTCCCAGCGATGATACCCCTGTGGTCGTTTCCGGTCTCGGTCGCCTGTGGAAACGCTACGATTTTGAAACCGTCCGAGCGTGTGCCAGGAGCATCCATGATCCTCGCCGATCTATTCACCAAGGCTGGTGCTCCGCCAGGATTATTGAACGTTATCCATGGTCAACATAGCGCTGTTGATTTTATCTGCGAGCATCCGGATATCAAGGCGGTTTCTTTCGTTGGTTCCGATCAGGCG GGAAAATACATATACAAACAAAGCAGCGCCCACGGAAAGCGAGTGCAGTGTAATTTGGGAGCGAAGAACCACTGCGTTGTATTACCAGACGCAAACAAAAACAAGACCCTTTCTCAAATTGTCGGCGCCGCATTTGGAGCAGCTGGACAAAGATGCATGGCACTCTCGGTTGCCATATTCGTTGGTAAATCAAAGGACTGGATACCAGATTTAATAAAAGCTGCGAAAAACTTGAAGGTCAATGCTGGCCATGTTCCTGGAACCGACATTGGACCAGTTATATCACCACAAGCCAAAAAGAGAATATGTGATTTGGTCGAGTCAGGGGTGAAAGAGGGTGCAACGTTAGCCCTCGATGGCAGAGGAGTCGTTGTCAAGGGTTTCGAGAAGGGAAATTTTGTCGGACCAACTCTACTGACCAATGTAGAG CCTTCAATGCAATGTTATATTGAAGAAATTTTCGGTCCAGTGCTTGTCTGTATGTTTGCTAATACATTAGACGAGGCTATcaatattattaacaaaaatcCTTATGGAAACGGAACTGCTGTATTCACTACAAATGGTGCAACAGCGAGAGCGTTTGTAAATAGAATTGAAGCTGGTCAAGTTGGTGTAAATATTCCTATTCCTGTGCCACTACCAATGTTCAGTTTTACAGGAAATAAGGGATCTTTCTTAGGTGATAATCACTTCTATGGAAAACAT GGCATTAACTTCCACACACAAGTAAAAACGATAACCCAGTTGTGGAGATCTGGAGATTCCAGTGACATCGCATCCTCAACAGCAATGCCGACTATGCagtaa